From one Gemmatimonadota bacterium genomic stretch:
- a CDS encoding YtxH domain-containing protein has protein sequence MARTDFDDDRVIIERRSGSTMTALLAGIAIGAGLALLFAPASGEETRQLIRRKAKRARRLAGDYGRDLRDRADDLRDRASTLVDDTRERGRDLIDGARERLDDKVGETRRAIRDKRRELSRAVEEGRAAARDARHELERRLADAQRTSRDGAAQEPDATAD, from the coding sequence ATGGCACGCACCGACTTCGACGATGATCGGGTGATCATCGAGCGCCGATCCGGTTCGACGATGACCGCGCTGCTGGCGGGGATCGCGATCGGCGCCGGGCTGGCGCTCCTCTTCGCCCCGGCGAGTGGCGAGGAGACACGGCAGCTCATCCGTCGCAAGGCCAAGCGCGCCCGCCGCCTGGCGGGCGACTACGGGCGTGACCTCCGCGATCGCGCCGACGACCTGCGCGATCGGGCGTCGACGCTGGTCGATGACACGCGCGAGCGTGGACGCGACCTCATCGACGGGGCGCGCGAGCGCCTCGACGACAAGGTGGGCGAGACGCGTCGGGCCATTCGTGACAAGCGCCGGGAACTGTCGCGGGCGGTGGAGGAGGGACGGGCCGCGGCGCGCGACGCGCGACACGAACTGGAACGGCGCCTTGCCGACGCGCAGCGCACGTCGCGTGACGGCGCAGCCCAGGAGCCCGACGCCACTGCCGACTGA
- a CDS encoding YihY/virulence factor BrkB family protein, with protein MGRIWDAFRDYVRRVWVNSSEDDIFFLAGGIAFNILLAALPFVLLVITGLVYALSLTPDASVVEVRALINRFIPPHTAATEEALTRILTDVIASRGAIGIWGAMTFVWFSTRLFGSLRTVLAEIFDIESARGIISGKWFDVQITVYASVLLVVYFALSTYLALASSRGFSLLVEVGLREDVMGQVEYYVGRLIALALMVATFFALYKYLPNRRIRWQQALVGAISSGILLEIARNLWVVVTRSFDPGSLYTGTLYVIVSLVFWVYYAALLFIIGGEVSQAHELRRVRRLQRETLEG; from the coding sequence GTGGGGCGTATCTGGGACGCCTTCCGCGACTATGTGCGGCGCGTCTGGGTGAACAGCAGCGAGGACGACATCTTCTTCCTCGCCGGGGGGATCGCGTTCAACATCCTCCTCGCCGCCCTCCCGTTCGTTCTCCTCGTCATCACTGGGCTGGTCTACGCCCTGAGCCTCACCCCCGACGCCTCGGTGGTCGAGGTGCGGGCGCTCATCAATCGCTTCATCCCGCCGCACACGGCGGCCACCGAGGAGGCGCTCACCCGCATCCTCACCGACGTCATCGCGTCGCGCGGCGCGATCGGGATCTGGGGGGCCATGACCTTCGTCTGGTTCTCCACGCGTCTCTTCGGATCGCTGCGCACCGTTCTGGCCGAGATCTTCGACATCGAGAGCGCGCGCGGCATCATCTCGGGCAAGTGGTTCGACGTGCAGATCACGGTGTACGCGAGCGTCCTGCTCGTCGTGTACTTCGCGCTCAGCACCTACCTCGCCTTGGCCTCGTCGCGCGGCTTCTCCCTCCTGGTGGAGGTCGGCCTGCGCGAGGACGTCATGGGGCAGGTGGAGTACTACGTCGGTCGACTCATCGCTCTCGCGCTGATGGTGGCGACCTTCTTCGCCCTCTACAAATACCTGCCCAACCGTCGCATCCGGTGGCAGCAGGCGCTGGTCGGGGCGATCTCGTCCGGGATCCTGCTGGAGATTGCGCGTAACCTGTGGGTCGTCGTCACCCGCTCGTTCGACCCCGGGTCGCTGTACACGGGGACGCTCTACGTGATCGTCTCGCTGGTGTTCTGGGTGTACTACGCGGCGTTGCTGTTCATCATCGGCGGGGAAGTGTCGCAGGCGCATGAGCTGCGGCGCGTGCGGAGGCTGCAGCGAGAGACGTTGGAGGGGTGA